In a genomic window of Streptomyces koelreuteriae:
- a CDS encoding DUF4177 domain-containing protein: MTKWEYSTVPLLVHATKQILDTWGEDGWELVQVVPGPNNPEQLVAYLKREKQ; the protein is encoded by the coding sequence ATGACCAAGTGGGAATACTCAACCGTGCCGCTGCTCGTCCACGCCACGAAGCAGATTCTGGACACCTGGGGCGAGGACGGCTGGGAGCTCGTCCAGGTCGTGCCCGGGCCGAACAACCCCGAGCAGCTCGTGGCCTACCTGAAGCGGGAGAAGCAGTAA
- a CDS encoding ArsA family ATPase, translated as MSRLQVVSGKGGTGKTTVAAALALALATEGKRTLLVEVEGRQGIAQLFETEALPYEERKIAVAPGGGEVYALAIDPELALLDYLQMFYKLGSAGRALKKLGAIDFATTIAPGLRDVLLTGKACEAVRRKERSGRFTYDYVVMDAPPTGRITRFLNVNDEVAGLAKIGPIHNQAQAVMRVLKSPETAVHLVTLLEEMPVQETVDGIAELRSARLPVGRIIVNMVRPEVLDETDLELVRTATRSTVARSLSSAGLGGARRGGHAERLVDPLLTQAEEYGERYALEHEQRAVLAELGLPLHELPLFAEGMDLAGLYALARELRGQGVS; from the coding sequence GTGAGCAGGCTCCAGGTCGTCAGCGGCAAGGGCGGAACCGGCAAGACCACGGTGGCCGCAGCCCTAGCGCTGGCCTTGGCCACGGAGGGGAAGCGGACGCTTCTCGTCGAGGTCGAAGGCCGCCAGGGCATCGCGCAGCTCTTCGAAACTGAAGCGCTGCCTTATGAGGAGCGGAAGATCGCCGTCGCTCCAGGGGGCGGGGAGGTGTACGCGCTTGCCATCGACCCCGAACTGGCCCTTCTGGACTACCTCCAGATGTTCTACAAGCTGGGCAGCGCCGGACGGGCCCTGAAGAAGCTCGGCGCGATCGACTTCGCCACCACCATCGCGCCGGGCCTGAGGGACGTACTCCTCACCGGCAAGGCGTGCGAGGCGGTGCGGCGCAAGGAGCGCAGCGGACGGTTCACCTACGACTACGTCGTGATGGACGCGCCGCCCACCGGCCGCATCACCCGCTTCCTCAATGTCAACGACGAGGTCGCGGGCCTCGCCAAGATCGGCCCGATACACAATCAGGCACAGGCCGTGATGCGGGTGCTGAAGTCGCCCGAGACGGCCGTGCACCTGGTGACGCTTCTGGAGGAGATGCCCGTCCAGGAGACCGTGGACGGCATCGCCGAGCTGCGGTCGGCGCGGCTGCCGGTCGGGCGGATCATCGTGAACATGGTGCGCCCGGAGGTGTTGGACGAGACCGATCTGGAACTCGTCCGGACGGCCACGCGTTCCACTGTCGCGCGCTCGCTGTCGTCCGCCGGGCTCGGCGGGGCGCGCCGCGGCGGGCACGCCGAGCGGCTGGTGGACCCGCTGCTCACCCAGGCCGAGGAGTACGGCGAGCGGTACGCGCTGGAGCACGAGCAGCGTGCGGTGCTCGCCGAGCTGGGCCTGCCGCTGCACGAACTGCCACTGTTCGCCGAGGGCATGGACCTGGCGGGGCTGTACGCGCTGGCCCGCGAGCTGCGCGGGCAGGGCGTGTCATGA
- a CDS encoding RidA family protein produces MGAVEAKLAELGLTLPDVVPPLAAYQPAVQSGPYVYTAGQLPMVDGKLPVTGKVGAEVTPEEAKELARTCALNALAAVKSVAGDLDRIARVVKVVGFVASASDFTGQPAVLNGASELLGAVLGDKGVHARSAVGVAVLPLDAPVEVEIQVELA; encoded by the coding sequence ATGGGCGCCGTCGAGGCGAAGCTGGCCGAGCTCGGTCTGACCCTGCCCGACGTCGTCCCGCCGCTGGCCGCGTACCAGCCGGCCGTGCAGAGCGGGCCGTACGTCTACACCGCCGGGCAGCTCCCGATGGTGGACGGCAAGCTTCCGGTCACCGGCAAGGTCGGCGCGGAGGTCACCCCGGAGGAGGCCAAGGAGCTGGCGCGCACATGCGCGCTGAACGCCCTGGCCGCGGTCAAGTCCGTCGCCGGTGACCTGGACCGCATCGCGCGCGTGGTGAAGGTCGTCGGCTTCGTGGCCTCGGCCTCGGACTTCACGGGCCAGCCCGCGGTGCTGAACGGCGCGAGCGAGCTGCTCGGCGCGGTCCTCGGCGACAAGGGCGTGCACGCGCGCAGCGCGGTGGGTGTGGCGGTGCTGCCGCTGGACGCCCCGGTGGAGGTCGAGATCCAGGTGGAGCTGGCGTAG